Genomic segment of Dethiosulfovibrio salsuginis:
GGGCTTCCCATTCGACTACCTTCAAAACACCGCCCACTGGGTGGGAGTTCCTCTGAGGGTGCGCCACGGCAACGCCGCAGGTGATTGGTTGCTCGCCAGGTCCGGGACCATCCCCGGCTGGATACCCGCCAGGGACGTGGCCTTCGTGGACGACTACTTTATGAGCGCCTACAGGACCGGACGTTACGCCGCCCTCGTCAAGGACGACGTGGTTCTCAGGGACGAGGACGGGGCGTTTTTAGCCAAAACCAACATCGGAGCGGTGCTTCCCATCGTCCAGGAGGGAGACGATTCCTTCGTGGTCTACGTTCCCATAAGGTCGGAGGGCGGCATGGCAAGGCTTAAAAGGGCTGTCCTCTCCAAGGAGGACGGGGTGGAGATGCCAAAGCCCCTGACGCCCAGGGCTATAGCCACCCTGGCAAACCGCTTCGTGGGCAACCCCTACGGATGGGGCGGTATGTACGACCAGAGGGACTGTTCCTCCACCATGAGGGACCTTCTCACCCCCTTCGGCCTCTGGCTGCCGAGGGACTCGGGACCTCAGTCCAAGAGCAACGTGTTTATCGACATAGAGCAGGAGTCCTGGGATAAAAAGCCGGAGCTCATAGCGGAAAAGGCCCTGCCCCTCAGGACCATCATAGGCATGAAGGGCCACGTAGGGCTCTACCTGGGACTCTGGGAGGGCAAGCCCGTCATACTCCACAACACCTGGGGTGTCAGGATCACCACCGATAACCCTGATGTCTCCGGAAGGGCGATCCTCGGCAGAACGGTCATAACCACCCTTCAGCCGGGCATAGAGAGGGAAGACGTGGCAAAGGAGGGCCTTCTGCCTAAGGTCAGGACCATCACCTTCATCCCCGGATTCGACGGGACGGAGAACTAGGGACAAACACAGAGGCAGGAGGATGGGTATACCTATCCTCCTGCCTCTTTTTTGCCTTCCGGTTTTGCCCCCTAGGTCGTATAATAGAAATACAGGATGTGGTTGTGGCCCCAGATATGGGGCCTTTTTTGTGTGTATAACGCTGCTTATATGGAGGTCGTTCGATGGACGCTAAAATTCGCTCTTACCGGTCCAGGTTTGATGGAACCGTTGACGTCAACATGTTGGAAACCCCGCTGGTGCCGAGACAGTCGGAAAACGCCGCTTGGCTGCTGGACCAGAGATATCTTCTTGACCGCCACGACAGCGCGACCGGGTCGGTCAGGAAGGAGAGGGATTTCGAGGAGTTCGCCCGGAGAATCTCCCGGGTCATAGCCTCGGTGGAGACCTTATACCGCTCCGAGGAGGACCTGGATTGGATCAGGACCCTGGAGAAAAACCTCTTCTCCGACATACTCAACCGTCGGTTTCTGTTCAACTCTCCCTGCCTTTTCGGTGCGGGGGCCGGCATGACGGTCCAGCAGGCCTACTCGGACCTTATATATCGCTCGCCGGACTCCATGTCCTACGACGATTACGTCGCGGTCAGGGAGGGTAAGACCGAGAGCCAGCAGCTTTTCGCCTGTTTCGTCGTGTCGGTGGAGGACAGCATAGAGGGGATCTTCGGTTCCGTCAAAGACGCGGCGATCATAAGCAAATACGGCGGAGGGGTCGGGGCGAACTTCGGAAACCTCAGGGAATCTGGATCGGACATAAAGGGCGGCACAGGAGGGAAGGCCAGCGGCCCGGTCTCCTTCATGGAGACCTGGAACACCATGGGCTCGGTGGTGGTCCAGGGCGGCAGGAGACGGGCGGCCCTTATGGGGATGCTCTACGACGACCACCCAGACATAGAGGGCTTTATGGACGCCAAGGTGGAGGACGGAAGGCTTCCCTATTTCAATATATCCGTCTCGGTCTCCGACAGGCTGCTGGATTCGGCCA
This window contains:
- a CDS encoding SH3 domain-containing C40 family peptidase, coding for MICNLKKGAVTLISALICASSAWATPVVDFTGTIKDLSDLPQDVSAYLPKDGADEPYLDPVVQKGLMENFLVQHFSPWTADEDVELNNEWGLKSAKKDRWGENLMPIPQSVKDKVVADASMGSYPSMDSRAIVVVNTSARFLPTMRPFFANPDEAGEGFPFDYLQNTAHWVGVPLRVRHGNAAGDWLLARSGTIPGWIPARDVAFVDDYFMSAYRTGRYAALVKDDVVLRDEDGAFLAKTNIGAVLPIVQEGDDSFVVYVPIRSEGGMARLKRAVLSKEDGVEMPKPLTPRAIATLANRFVGNPYGWGGMYDQRDCSSTMRDLLTPFGLWLPRDSGPQSKSNVFIDIEQESWDKKPELIAEKALPLRTIIGMKGHVGLYLGLWEGKPVILHNTWGVRITTDNPDVSGRAILGRTVITTLQPGIEREDVAKEGLLPKVRTITFIPGFDGTEN